The Kosmotoga olearia TBF 19.5.1 sequence CCCCGGTTGAAAACGAACCCTTTGCCGGGTACATCTTCAAATCTGTTGTTGATCCGTTTGTTGGTAAGTTGACCTTTATCAAGATTATCTCGGGAATCCTTAAACCGGGAGATAGCATAGTCGTGGTTGACGAAGAATCCACGGAAAAGGTGAGTCATATTCTGGCACCAAATGGTACCAAGGATATTGAACTAGAGGAAGCCTCTGTTGGCGATATCATAAAGCTAGCTAAGCTCAAAAAATCAGCTGTTGGAGACACCGTAACTCATAAAGACAGGCAACTTAAGGTCAAGCTTCTCAACTGGCCAGAACCGATGATTTCCAAGTCAATACACCCGAAATCGAAAACAGACATCGACAAGATAAGCAACGGATTGTCCAGGCTTTCCGAATCCGATCCCACCTTCAACTGGGAATACGATCCTGAGACCGGTGAAACGGTCATTTCCGGGCTGGGGTCATTGCATCTCGATATTATGATCGACAGGCTCAAGAGACTTTTCTCTGTGGATGTCGAAGTTGGAAAACCAAAGATAGCTTACAGAGAAACCATCAGGAAAAAGGTTGTTGCCGAGTACAAGCACAAGAAACAGACCGGCGGTCATGGACAGTATGGACACGTTCAGATAGAGATAGAACCCCTTGAAAGGGGAGCGGGCTTCGAGTTCGTTGATAAGATAGTCGGTGGCGTTATACCAAAGAACTACATCCCTGCGGTTGAAAAGGGCGTTAAAGAAGCCATGAAAAAGGGTGTCCTCGCTGGTTATCCTGTAGTTGACGTTAAGGTCACCCTGGTATATGGTTCTTACCACGAAGTCGATTCTTCCGATATGTCATTCCAGATTGCTGCAAGTCAGGCCTTCAAAAAAGGAATGGCTGAAGCCAACCCTGTTATTCTTGAACCGATAATGGATGTTGAAATCTTCGTTCCGGATGATAATGCTGGAGACGTGATGGGTGAAGTCACATCCAGAAGAGGCCGCCCCATGGGGATGGAAACATTGGGGAAAGGTACCACGAAGGTTCTTGCGCAGGTGCCTCTTGCAGAAATGCTTGATTTTGCCAACAAGTTGAACTCCATAACCAGCGGTAGAGGTTATTTCACAATGAAATTTGCCGGTTACCAGGAGACGCCTTCAGATGTTCAGCAAAAAGTGATTGTTGAACGCGAAAGAGAGCAAGAAAACGGTTAATAAGCACAAAGAAGACGATTTTGGGGGGCGATAGAGCCCCCTTTTTTGGGAGGTAAAATGGCAAAGGATACGCAGGTTACGGCCTTTGACTTAGCGATTTATGAAATCTTTCCAAGAATGTTTGTGGACAAAGGGGGAGGCGCCTTTAAGAATATCTCTGGAATTCTGTCTGAACTCAAATCATTGGGAATTAATACGATCTGGTTGATGCCTATTCATCCTGTTGGGATAGAGAATCGCAAAGGTGCTTCCGGGTCTCCGTATGCGGTAAGAGATTATTTTGAGATCGATTCAAAACTCGGAAGCAAAGAAGATTACCGTGTTTTTGTAAAAACAGCGCATTCGTATGGTATAAAGGTTTTTATGGACATGGTGATGAATCACTGCGCGTGTGATTCTGTTTTAGTGAGGGAACACCCGGATTGGATCTTGAAAGATGGTCAGGGAAAATTCGGTCGCAAGATAGCCGAATGGGAGGATGTTTATGACCTTGACTATCACAACCAGCAACTGGTTGATTACATGGTAAGCGTTTTGAGGTACTGGGTCGAAGAATTTGACATTGACGGTTATCGTTGTGATGTGGCCGATCTGGTTCCTCTCAGTTTTTGGTTGAAGGCAAGGCATGAAATCTCCATGATAAAGCCCGATTTTTTATGGCTTTCAGAAGGCTACGAAAATGAAATGTACCGGGCTTTCGATATCACATATGATTACGATGGTTTTACAAACTTTCTTCAATATCTCGAGAAAAAGATCCCATTGATGGATTATATTTCCTATTTGAATTATCAGCATAGGAATTCGCCCAAAAATGCTGTAAAGTTACGTTTCCTGGAGAACCATGACCAACTAAGGATTTCAGGCAGGCTGGGAGTCGAAGAAGTCTTGGAATGGACGGCGTTTATGCTCATGCTTCGTGGGGTTCCCCTGATATATAATGGTCAGGAATATCTCAAGGGTTCCCGACCGGATATTTTTGATTATCCTCCATTGTATGAAAAAAAGAACCTTTGGTTCAGGGATTTTCTGGCCGGGTTGCTGAAGCTCAGAAGTAAATCACCTGCGTTGAGGTACGGCGAAATGGAATTATCATTTGAAGACCGCGATGTGGTTTTACTGAAGCGTTTTTACAATGGTAGTGAGGTTCTGGCAATATTCAATTTCGGTAACGAGGAAAGGGAAATAGCAATTCGAACTTCCGAAAGATCCGGGGTTCTTCATTACATGGAACATTTGAGCGATAG is a genomic window containing:
- a CDS encoding alpha-amylase family glycosyl hydrolase; the protein is MAKDTQVTAFDLAIYEIFPRMFVDKGGGAFKNISGILSELKSLGINTIWLMPIHPVGIENRKGASGSPYAVRDYFEIDSKLGSKEDYRVFVKTAHSYGIKVFMDMVMNHCACDSVLVREHPDWILKDGQGKFGRKIAEWEDVYDLDYHNQQLVDYMVSVLRYWVEEFDIDGYRCDVADLVPLSFWLKARHEISMIKPDFLWLSEGYENEMYRAFDITYDYDGFTNFLQYLEKKIPLMDYISYLNYQHRNSPKNAVKLRFLENHDQLRISGRLGVEEVLEWTAFMLMLRGVPLIYNGQEYLKGSRPDIFDYPPLYEKKNLWFRDFLAGLLKLRSKSPALRYGEMELSFEDRDVVLLKRFYNGSEVLAIFNFGNEEREIAIRTSERSGVLHYMEHLSDSPVHLKVRNHEMRLALNSKPLVLSRVIY
- the fusA gene encoding elongation factor G, which encodes MGKVPVEAKRNVTLIGHHGSGKTHLVDSLLFNVGMIDRTGIFVTDNEEIEKERKATFSLGVTGLEYKNTRINIVDTPGMPDFHAETVNGIYASENILLVLNATAGMEIQSERFGAVAKELSKGIIVFFNMMDKDRAEYEAALSDIKETFERSPVLLQLPIGTAAEFKGVIDLIEGKAYIYDNGKPQVQELPDDLKDQYEEARTRMIEDIVETDEELMEKYFEGEEITTEEIKRALKTAYINNQIIPVLFGSALKNIGTDRLLETIVDLGKNPAEGGKWPAQLQSGEEIEISPVENEPFAGYIFKSVVDPFVGKLTFIKIISGILKPGDSIVVVDEESTEKVSHILAPNGTKDIELEEASVGDIIKLAKLKKSAVGDTVTHKDRQLKVKLLNWPEPMISKSIHPKSKTDIDKISNGLSRLSESDPTFNWEYDPETGETVISGLGSLHLDIMIDRLKRLFSVDVEVGKPKIAYRETIRKKVVAEYKHKKQTGGHGQYGHVQIEIEPLERGAGFEFVDKIVGGVIPKNYIPAVEKGVKEAMKKGVLAGYPVVDVKVTLVYGSYHEVDSSDMSFQIAASQAFKKGMAEANPVILEPIMDVEIFVPDDNAGDVMGEVTSRRGRPMGMETLGKGTTKVLAQVPLAEMLDFANKLNSITSGRGYFTMKFAGYQETPSDVQQKVIVEREREQENG